One genomic window of Cannabis sativa cultivar Pink pepper isolate KNU-18-1 chromosome 2, ASM2916894v1, whole genome shotgun sequence includes the following:
- the LOC115719459 gene encoding uncharacterized protein LOC115719459, giving the protein MARRSSGRSAPRPAARSAPVRNPPQPASRAPPPAPAQQGGGGMLSGIGSTIAQGLAFGTGSAVAHRAVDSVMGPRTIQHETVASEAAPAPAHAASSMGGADACNIHSRAFQDCINSYGSDISKCQFYMDMLAECKKNSSGMLNA; this is encoded by the exons ATGGCTCGTCGTAGCTCAG GAAGATCTGCCCCTCGTCCAGCTGCACGATCTGCACCTGTGCGCAACCCTCCTCAGCCAG CTAGCCGTGCTCCTCCTCCAGCTCCTGCACAGCAAGGTGGCGGTGGAATGCTATCAGGGATTGGATCCACCATAGCTCAGG GATTGGCCTTCGGCACAGGAAGTGCTGTTGCACACAGGGCTGTAGACTCTGTTATGGGTCCTAGAACCATCCAGCATGAAACTGTAGCGTCTGAGGCTGCTCCAGCCCCAGCACATGCTGCAAGCAGTATGGGTGGTGCAGATGCTTGCAACATTCATTCCAGGGCCTTTCAAGAT TGTATCAACAGCTACGGGAGTGACATTAGCAAGTGTCAGTTCTACATGGATATGCTTGCTGAATGCAAGAAGAATTCCAGTGGCATGTTGAATGCTTAA